From one Streptomyces sp. SCSIO 30461 genomic stretch:
- the zwf gene encoding glucose-6-phosphate dehydrogenase, translated as MSGPAHTQEEHQAAGQAAGGKEGGSANETTADQPENRSASGLQVPEDHVIVLFGATGDLAKRKLLPGLFHLAKAGLMPTRYRIVGTAPSQAALSDDEFRKHAREAVAEFGSSKPEGEDWHRFEDTLSFGAEDPDDPTPLLAAVRNAEQAIGGSPRRLFHLAVPPKAFPSVIEVLGKTGLAENGRVIVEKPFGTDLASAQALNATIHSVFDESRVFRIDHFLGKESVDNILALRFANGFLEPVWNRDHISHVQIDVPEKLSIEGRAQFFEGTGTFRDMIVTHLFQLLGFVAMEPPTSLTAKALRDEKTKVFETMRPLDPEHVVRGQYEGYRDEPGVDPQSDTETFVALRVELDNWRWAGVPFYLRSGKSLAEGRHVVTLGFREPALRMFPIGARHFAGERRNNELLIDFADPGRVGIRFLVKEPGPAMRLDEAEMVFDYADSFNSMYALEGYERLILDAMLGDQSLFTRADGIERLWAASAPLLEHPRPVETYSPGSWGPESIDRLIEPYHWSLPDHR; from the coding sequence ATGTCCGGTCCGGCACACACACAGGAAGAGCACCAGGCCGCGGGCCAGGCGGCCGGGGGGAAGGAGGGCGGGTCGGCGAACGAGACGACGGCCGACCAGCCCGAGAACCGTTCGGCGAGCGGCCTCCAGGTACCCGAGGACCATGTCATCGTGCTGTTCGGCGCCACCGGCGACCTGGCCAAGCGCAAGCTGCTGCCCGGTCTGTTCCACCTCGCCAAGGCCGGGCTGATGCCGACCCGCTACCGCATCGTCGGCACCGCCCCCTCCCAGGCTGCGCTCAGCGACGACGAGTTCCGCAAACACGCACGCGAGGCGGTGGCCGAGTTCGGCAGCTCCAAGCCCGAGGGCGAGGACTGGCACCGGTTCGAGGACACCCTGAGCTTCGGCGCGGAGGACCCCGACGATCCGACACCGCTGCTCGCGGCCGTCAGGAACGCCGAGCAGGCCATCGGGGGATCCCCGCGGCGCCTGTTCCATCTCGCCGTGCCACCGAAGGCATTTCCGTCCGTCATCGAGGTGCTGGGCAAGACCGGTCTCGCCGAGAACGGACGGGTCATCGTGGAGAAGCCGTTCGGAACCGACCTGGCATCGGCCCAGGCCCTGAACGCCACCATCCACTCCGTCTTCGACGAGTCCCGGGTGTTCCGCATCGACCACTTCCTCGGCAAGGAGTCGGTCGACAACATCCTCGCGCTGCGGTTCGCCAACGGCTTCCTGGAGCCGGTCTGGAACCGCGACCACATCAGCCATGTGCAGATCGACGTGCCCGAGAAGCTCAGTATCGAGGGCCGCGCGCAGTTCTTCGAGGGCACCGGCACGTTCCGGGACATGATCGTCACCCATCTCTTCCAGCTGCTCGGCTTCGTGGCGATGGAACCCCCCACCAGCCTCACCGCCAAGGCACTGCGCGACGAGAAGACCAAGGTCTTCGAGACCATGCGGCCACTGGACCCGGAGCATGTCGTCCGCGGCCAGTACGAGGGCTACCGCGACGAGCCCGGGGTGGACCCCCAGTCCGACACCGAGACGTTCGTCGCCCTGCGCGTGGAGCTCGACAACTGGCGGTGGGCCGGAGTGCCGTTCTATCTGCGCTCGGGCAAGTCGCTTGCCGAGGGCCGGCATGTCGTCACCCTCGGGTTCCGCGAACCGGCGCTGCGGATGTTCCCGATCGGCGCCCGCCACTTCGCGGGCGAGCGCCGCAACAACGAGCTGTTGATCGACTTCGCCGACCCCGGCCGGGTCGGCATCCGCTTCCTGGTGAAGGAGCCGGGACCCGCGATGCGCCTGGACGAGGCGGAGATGGTGTTCGACTACGCCGACTCCTTCAACTCGATGTACGCACTCGAAGGCTATGAGCGCCTCATCCTGGACGCGATGCTCGGCGACCAGTCGCTGTTCACCCGCGCCGATGGGATCGAGCGCCTGTGGGCGGCGTCCGCTCCGCTCCTGGAGCACCCCCGCCCGGTGGAGACGTACTCCCCGGGCTCCTGGGGACCCGAGAGCATCGACCGGCTGATCGAGCCGTACCACTGGAGCCTGCCGGACCACCGCTGA
- a CDS encoding glycosyl hydrolase family 65 protein gives MITHSAFAVEPWCLRETELDLDLIAQSESVFALSNGHIGWRGNLDEGEPHGLPGSYLNGVHELHPLPYAEAGYGYPESGQTLINITDGKIIRLLVDDHPCDLRYGELTSHERVLDFRTGVLYRTAEWTTPAGRAVRITSQRLVSFTQRAIAAVAYEVEVLNGKSTVAVQSELIANEAIPQDTGDPRVAAAIDSPLESEEDFACDTRLRLVHRTRNSCQRVAAGADHIIEGPEGTSWSAGSEPDVSRLTVTATLAPGTRLRLVKFVGYGWSAERSLTALQDQVHAAVAAARSTGWDGLLAEQRAYLDHFWSCADVEVDGDAQIQQAVRFALFHVLQAAARGEERAIPAKGLTGTGYDGHSFWDVESFVLPMLTYTAPQSVAPVLAWRHATLPAARDRAHQLGFQGAAFPWRTITGAECSAYWPAGTAAFHINADIAYAVARYVNATGDEVFERGPGLELLVHTARLWRSLGHHDAEGVFHIDGVTGPDEYSAIARDNLYTNLMARRNLRFAAEAATLHPDRAEELGVDEEETAAWRDAAARMAVPYNDTLGVHEQSAGFTRFQRWDFESTGPEQYPLMLHFPYFDLYRKQVVKQADLVFAMATCGDDFTAEQKAHNFAYYEALTVRDSSLSACCQAVLAAETGHLRLAYDYLGEAALMDLENLEHNTRDGLHIASLAGTWMALVIGFGGLRHHHTAGEGKPGCLGFAPRLPEALTGVKFTVLIRGRALRVDIRHSGAHYTLTEGEPLTLLHHGELFTVKAGEPMRLPLPPAPVQPEPQQPKGRRPADRMGGMEAVGGEAGG, from the coding sequence TTGATCACCCACTCGGCCTTCGCGGTCGAACCCTGGTGCCTGCGCGAGACCGAGCTGGACCTCGACCTGATCGCCCAGAGCGAGTCGGTGTTCGCCCTGTCCAACGGCCATATCGGCTGGCGCGGCAATCTGGACGAGGGGGAGCCGCACGGACTCCCCGGCTCGTATCTCAACGGTGTGCACGAGCTGCATCCGCTGCCCTACGCGGAGGCCGGATACGGCTATCCCGAGTCCGGCCAGACACTGATCAACATCACCGACGGAAAGATCATCCGTCTGCTGGTGGACGACCACCCCTGCGATCTGCGGTACGGCGAGCTCACCTCGCATGAACGGGTCCTGGACTTCCGTACCGGAGTGCTCTACCGCACCGCCGAGTGGACCACGCCCGCCGGGCGTGCCGTACGCATCACCTCGCAGCGACTGGTGTCCTTCACCCAGCGGGCCATCGCCGCGGTGGCCTACGAAGTGGAGGTGCTCAACGGCAAGTCCACCGTCGCCGTCCAGTCGGAACTCATCGCCAACGAGGCGATCCCGCAGGACACCGGCGATCCGCGGGTCGCCGCGGCGATCGACTCCCCGCTGGAGTCGGAAGAGGACTTCGCTTGCGACACCCGGCTGCGGCTGGTGCACCGGACCAGGAACAGCTGCCAGCGGGTGGCCGCCGGCGCCGATCACATCATCGAGGGCCCCGAGGGGACGAGTTGGTCCGCGGGCAGCGAACCGGACGTCAGCAGACTCACGGTCACCGCCACGCTGGCCCCCGGCACTCGGCTGCGGCTGGTGAAGTTCGTGGGGTACGGCTGGTCGGCGGAGCGCTCGCTGACCGCGCTCCAGGACCAGGTGCACGCCGCCGTGGCCGCGGCCCGCAGCACTGGCTGGGACGGGCTGCTCGCCGAACAGCGCGCCTATCTGGACCACTTCTGGTCCTGCGCGGATGTCGAGGTGGACGGCGACGCGCAGATCCAGCAGGCGGTGCGCTTCGCCCTCTTCCATGTGCTCCAGGCCGCCGCGCGCGGGGAGGAGCGGGCGATCCCGGCCAAGGGCCTGACCGGCACCGGCTACGACGGGCACTCCTTCTGGGACGTGGAGTCCTTCGTGCTGCCGATGCTGACCTACACGGCACCCCAGTCCGTCGCCCCCGTGCTGGCGTGGCGCCACGCCACCCTGCCCGCTGCCCGGGACCGGGCACATCAGCTCGGCTTCCAGGGAGCCGCGTTCCCCTGGCGGACCATCACCGGCGCCGAGTGCTCCGCCTACTGGCCCGCGGGCACCGCCGCGTTCCACATCAACGCCGACATCGCCTACGCCGTGGCCCGCTATGTGAACGCCACCGGTGACGAGGTGTTCGAGCGTGGGCCGGGACTCGAGCTGCTGGTGCACACCGCCCGGCTCTGGCGCTCGCTCGGCCACCACGACGCGGAAGGGGTCTTCCACATCGACGGGGTCACCGGCCCCGACGAGTACAGCGCCATCGCCCGCGACAACCTGTACACCAATCTGATGGCGCGGCGGAACCTGCGGTTCGCTGCCGAGGCGGCTACCCTGCATCCCGACCGTGCCGAGGAACTGGGCGTGGACGAGGAGGAGACGGCCGCCTGGCGGGATGCCGCCGCCCGGATGGCCGTGCCGTACAACGACACGCTCGGGGTGCACGAGCAGTCGGCGGGTTTCACCCGCTTCCAGCGCTGGGACTTCGAGTCGACGGGCCCCGAGCAGTATCCGCTGATGCTGCACTTCCCCTACTTCGACCTCTACCGCAAGCAGGTGGTCAAGCAGGCGGACCTGGTGTTCGCCATGGCGACCTGCGGCGACGACTTCACGGCTGAGCAGAAAGCGCACAACTTCGCCTACTACGAGGCGCTGACCGTGCGGGACTCCTCGCTCTCGGCCTGCTGCCAGGCCGTGCTGGCCGCTGAGACCGGACATCTGCGGCTGGCCTACGACTACCTGGGCGAAGCCGCCCTGATGGACCTGGAGAACCTGGAGCACAACACCCGCGACGGACTGCACATCGCGTCCCTCGCGGGGACCTGGATGGCCCTGGTGATCGGCTTCGGCGGGCTGCGCCACCACCACACCGCGGGGGAGGGCAAGCCGGGCTGTCTCGGATTCGCGCCGAGACTGCCGGAGGCGCTGACCGGTGTGAAGTTCACGGTCCTCATCCGCGGTCGTGCCTTGCGGGTGGACATCCGGCACTCCGGGGCGCACTACACCCTGACGGAGGGGGAGCCGCTCACGTTGCTGCACCATGGTGAGCTGTTCACCGTGAAGGCCGGTGAGCCGATGCGGCTGCCGCTGCCGCCGGCGCCGGTCCAGCCGGAGCCGCAGCAGCCCAAGGGGCGCCGCCCGGCCGACCGGATGGGCGGAATGGAGGCCGTCGGCGGGGAGGCGGGCGGCTGA
- the pgi gene encoding glucose-6-phosphate isomerase, with product MTATLLRKRPAWQALERHREKIAARDLRSLFADDPVRGERLCAEAAGLYLDYSKHLVTDETMGLLLDLARESRLEHHRDEMFRGDRINVSENRRVLHIALRMPRGSSLTVDGTDVVAEVHGVLDRMAAFSERVRSGQWRGATGKPIRNVVNIGIGGSDLGPVMAYEALRHYTSRDMTFRFVSNVDSTDLVEALHDLSPDETLFIVSSKTFGTLETLTNAHSARDWLVGRLGEEAVARHFAAVSTNAARVAAFGIDTDNMFGFWDWVGGRYSMDSAIGLSTMLAIGPEAFREMLAGFHDMDEHFRTAPLERNLPVLMGLLAVWYADFFGAQTVGVMPYEQYLSRFPAYLQQLTMESNGKHVTLGGERVDYDTGPVYWGEPGTNGQHSFYQLMHQGTRLIPVDLIGFGKSLNPLGDHHDILSSNIFAQAQALAFGRTEEEVRAEGTAPEVVPHRVMEGNRPSTVLLAEKLTPRVLGRLVALYEHNVFTQGTVWNIDSFDQWGVELGKVLAAEIIPELTAEREPELHHDSSTNALIRHYRALKNGHGSGRPNGHGNGHRNGHENGVGHDH from the coding sequence CGCTGTTCGCCGACGACCCCGTACGCGGCGAGCGGCTGTGCGCCGAGGCGGCCGGGCTGTACCTCGACTACTCCAAGCACCTGGTGACCGACGAGACCATGGGGCTGCTGCTGGACCTTGCCCGCGAGTCCCGCCTCGAACACCACCGGGACGAGATGTTCCGCGGCGATCGCATCAACGTGTCGGAGAACCGGCGCGTACTGCACATCGCCCTGCGGATGCCCCGTGGCAGCTCCCTGACCGTCGACGGCACCGATGTCGTGGCCGAGGTCCACGGAGTGCTGGACCGGATGGCCGCGTTCTCCGAGCGGGTGCGCTCGGGGCAGTGGCGGGGCGCGACCGGGAAGCCGATCCGCAATGTCGTCAACATCGGCATCGGAGGGTCCGATCTCGGCCCGGTGATGGCGTACGAGGCGCTGCGCCACTACACCAGCCGGGACATGACGTTCCGTTTCGTCTCCAACGTCGACTCCACCGACCTCGTGGAGGCGCTGCACGACCTGTCACCCGACGAGACCCTGTTCATCGTCTCGTCGAAGACCTTCGGCACCCTGGAGACCCTCACCAACGCCCATTCGGCACGGGACTGGCTGGTGGGCCGGCTCGGTGAGGAGGCCGTCGCCCGACACTTCGCGGCCGTGTCCACCAACGCGGCACGGGTCGCCGCCTTCGGTATCGACACCGACAACATGTTCGGCTTCTGGGACTGGGTCGGCGGGCGCTACTCGATGGATTCGGCCATCGGCCTGTCCACCATGCTGGCCATCGGCCCCGAGGCGTTCCGTGAGATGCTCGCCGGCTTCCACGACATGGACGAGCACTTCCGCACCGCTCCGCTGGAGCGGAACCTGCCCGTGCTGATGGGCTTGCTGGCGGTCTGGTACGCGGACTTCTTCGGTGCCCAGACGGTCGGCGTGATGCCGTACGAGCAGTATCTGAGCCGCTTCCCCGCCTATCTCCAGCAGCTCACCATGGAGTCCAACGGCAAGCATGTCACCCTCGGTGGCGAGCGGGTGGACTACGACACCGGGCCGGTCTACTGGGGCGAGCCGGGCACCAATGGCCAGCACAGCTTCTACCAGCTGATGCACCAGGGCACCCGGCTGATCCCGGTCGACCTGATCGGCTTCGGCAAGAGCCTCAACCCGCTGGGCGACCACCACGACATCCTGTCCTCCAACATCTTCGCCCAGGCCCAGGCGCTCGCCTTCGGCCGCACCGAGGAGGAGGTCCGTGCCGAGGGCACCGCCCCCGAGGTCGTGCCGCACCGGGTGATGGAGGGCAACCGGCCGTCCACCGTGCTACTGGCGGAGAAGCTCACACCCCGGGTGCTGGGCCGGCTGGTCGCGCTCTACGAGCACAACGTGTTCACGCAGGGCACCGTCTGGAACATCGACTCCTTCGACCAGTGGGGCGTCGAGCTCGGCAAGGTCCTGGCGGCCGAGATCATCCCGGAACTCACCGCCGAACGGGAGCCGGAACTGCACCACGACTCGTCCACCAACGCACTCATCCGCCACTACCGCGCCCTCAAGAACGGCCACGGAAGCGGCCGCCCGAACGGGCACGGGAACGGGCATCGGAACGGTCACGAGAACGGGGTCGGCCATGACCACTGA
- the gnd gene encoding phosphogluconate dehydrogenase (NAD(+)-dependent, decarboxylating), whose protein sequence is MTTDTPMQLGMIGLGRMGANLVRRLMRDGHHCVVFDLDTKAVKELEGEGATAATSLQDFVGKLEQPRNIWLMLPAGVVQKTLDELAGLLASGDTVVDGGNSYYRDDMARAQELAPRGIHYVDCGTSGGVWGLERGYCLMIGGDDEAVARLDPIFRTIAPGKGLAEPTPGRTRTDGTAPDGYLHCGPNGAGHFVKMVHNGVEYGMMAAIAEGLSIIKHADAGLTSRTVDAETAPLREPEAYPYTIDVGEVAEVWRRGSVVGSWLVDLVADALARSPGLDQFAGRVSDSGEGRWTVLAAVDESVPAPVISAALIQRYESRGLGEFTDKALSAMRGEFGGHAEKAG, encoded by the coding sequence ATGACCACTGACACACCCATGCAACTCGGCATGATCGGACTCGGCCGGATGGGCGCCAACCTGGTGCGGCGGCTGATGCGCGACGGCCATCACTGCGTCGTCTTCGACCTGGACACCAAGGCCGTCAAGGAGCTCGAAGGCGAGGGCGCCACCGCGGCCACCTCCCTCCAGGACTTCGTCGGCAAGCTGGAACAGCCACGCAACATCTGGTTGATGCTTCCGGCCGGTGTGGTGCAGAAGACGCTGGACGAACTCGCCGGGCTGCTCGCCAGCGGCGACACCGTCGTCGACGGTGGCAACTCGTACTACCGCGACGACATGGCCCGGGCCCAGGAGCTGGCCCCACGAGGCATCCACTACGTCGACTGCGGTACCTCCGGCGGCGTCTGGGGCCTGGAACGCGGCTACTGCCTGATGATCGGCGGCGACGACGAGGCCGTGGCACGGCTTGACCCGATCTTCCGCACCATCGCCCCGGGCAAGGGACTGGCCGAGCCGACACCAGGCCGAACCCGCACCGACGGCACCGCGCCCGACGGCTATCTGCACTGCGGACCCAATGGGGCGGGCCACTTCGTGAAGATGGTCCACAACGGCGTGGAGTACGGGATGATGGCCGCCATCGCCGAGGGCCTCAGCATCATCAAGCACGCGGACGCCGGACTCACCAGCCGCACCGTCGACGCCGAGACGGCCCCGCTGCGCGAGCCCGAGGCCTACCCGTACACGATCGACGTGGGCGAAGTCGCCGAGGTGTGGCGGCGTGGCTCGGTTGTCGGCTCCTGGCTGGTCGACCTGGTCGCCGACGCACTGGCCCGCTCGCCGGGGCTCGACCAGTTCGCGGGACGGGTCTCCGACTCCGGCGAGGGCCGCTGGACGGTGCTGGCGGCGGTGGACGAGAGCGTGCCGGCGCCGGTGATCTCCGCGGCGCTGATCCAGCGCTACGAGTCGCGCGGGCTCGGCGAGTTCACCGACAAGGCGCTCTCGGCGATGCGTGGCGAGTTCGGCGGTCACGCCGAGAAGGCGGGGTGA
- a CDS encoding beta-phosphoglucomutase family hydrolase — translation MLGLPDHVRTCLFDLDGVLTRTAKVHAAAWKEMFDDYLRTRAEREGVPFEPFDAVRDYDQYVDGLPREDGVRTFLASRGIELAEGTPDDGPDKETVNGLGTRKNGMVLRRIHEQGVEAYEGSVAYVRAARDAGLHRAVVSSSANCRDVLIAAGIEDLFEERIDGIIVRERHLRGKPAPDTYLTAARAFGVEPAAAAVFEDALAGVEAGRAGGFGFVVGVDRTGQAEELGRHGANIVVEDLSELLESR, via the coding sequence ATGCTCGGTCTACCGGATCACGTTCGCACCTGTCTGTTCGACCTCGACGGTGTGCTCACCCGTACCGCGAAGGTGCACGCCGCCGCGTGGAAGGAGATGTTCGACGACTATCTGCGTACCCGCGCCGAGCGGGAGGGCGTGCCCTTCGAGCCGTTCGACGCCGTCCGCGACTACGACCAGTACGTGGACGGACTGCCCCGTGAGGACGGCGTCCGCACCTTCCTGGCCTCGCGCGGAATCGAACTGGCCGAGGGCACGCCGGACGACGGCCCCGACAAGGAGACCGTGAACGGTCTGGGCACCCGCAAGAACGGGATGGTGCTGCGTCGTATCCACGAACAGGGCGTCGAGGCGTACGAGGGCTCGGTGGCCTACGTACGCGCCGCCCGGGACGCCGGTCTGCACCGCGCGGTGGTCTCCTCCAGCGCCAACTGCCGCGATGTGCTGATCGCCGCCGGCATCGAGGACCTGTTCGAGGAACGTATCGACGGGATCATCGTCCGGGAGCGGCACCTGCGTGGCAAACCCGCCCCCGACACCTATCTGACCGCCGCCCGCGCCTTCGGCGTCGAGCCTGCGGCAGCGGCCGTCTTCGAGGATGCCCTGGCGGGTGTGGAGGCAGGGCGGGCGGGGGGCTTCGGCTTCGTCGTGGGGGTCGACCGGACCGGCCAGGCCGAGGAGCTGGGGCGGCACGGAGCGAACATCGTCGTGGAGGACCTCTCCGAACTGCTGGAGTCGCGTTGA